Genomic window (Streptomyces sp. NBC_00078):
CAGCGCTCGGCCTTGGACTTGTAGCCCCGCCCCCACTGCAGGCCCCACCCGTACAACCGGTCCAGCTCCGCCTGGAACCCGTAGACGAACTTCACCTCGCGCCGTACGACCAGCTCGCCCTTGACGTTCTCGATCATCACGACCGCGCACGAGCGGGCCTGGGGATGGCGTTCGTCCAGATGTATCTCGATCCGCGGCCCGTTGCTCGGGTACAGCGTCACGATCGCGTGCGTACGGTCGAAGGCCGGCGTCTGGTCGTAGATGTACACGAAGACCAGCAGACGCTTGATCTCGTCCCGGTGGTCGAGGTTGACGTACATCGTCTCGCCGGACGCCGACCCGAACCGGTCGTCGCCGCTGAGCTTGACGTACGGCGCCGCGTTCACGTCTCCCAGGAAGCCGCCGAGGGGCTGCACGACCCCCTTCGTGCCGTCCTGCAGCTCGTACAGGCACCCCAGGTCGAGGTCGACGTTGACCATGCTCTGGCTGTGTCCCATGACCTCCGGCGGCTTGAGCGCCTTGAAGGGGTGCCTGAGCATGGACTCCCGCTGCGTCCCGCCGATGTCGGACGTCCGCATCCGCCAGTGCAGGTTGACCCGGAGATGGCCCGTCGCCGCGCCCTGCTTGGTGAGGGAGACCTGGTGGTGCCGTTTGGTCAGCGCGATGGAGTTCGTGGCCGCGCTGCCCGAGTCGAAGTCGGCCTCGCGTCCGCGCCAGAGCCCGTCGAAGAAGCCCATTCCCGCCCCCAGATTCACCCGGGTCCCTCAGACCCGGCTGTTTGAAAAACCGGCGGGGCGGCCGGAGACCGGCCGCCCCGCACAGAGCGTTCCCTCACCCGCAGGTGCGTCACACCCCGGACGAGATCTCAGTCTTCTCGTCCGAGGCCGCCGCTTTTCCCTCGGCTTCCGCGAGGGCCTTGTTGCGGCGCACGGAGGACCAGAAGGACCAGCCGATCAGGACGACGCCGACGAGGCCGGTGATGACCTCGTTGATCTGGTACTGGATGGTGACCATGAGGAGCACGGCCAGCGCGCCGATCGCGTAGTGCGCGCCGTGCTCCAGGTAGACGTAGTCATCGAGGGTGCCCTGACGGACCAGGTAGACGGTGAGCGACCGGACGTACATCGCGCCGATACCGAGACCCAGCGCCATCAGCACGATGTCGTTGGTGATGGCGAACGCGCCGATCACGCCGTCGAAGGAGAAGGACGCGTCCAGGACCTCCAGGTAGAGGAACATGAAGAACGCGGCCTGGCCGGCCAGCACGACGGGCTGCTTCTTCTTGCCGGTCCGCTCGGCCTCTTCCTCCTCCTCGTGCTCCCGCTCCTCCTCTTCCTCGAGTTTGTCCTCGAAGTAGCCGGAGAGTCCGCCGACGACCATGTACGTGATCAGGCCCGCGATGCCGGAGATCAGCACCGTCTGCGCCTTGTCGACGTGCGCGCCGCCGTGCTGGTGGGCGTGGGTGGCGAAGGTGAAGGAGGTGACCAGCAGGACGACCAGTGCGATGCAGACCGACAGCATGTCGACCTTGCCGAGCTTGGCCAGGGGGCGCTCGATCCAGCGCAGCCACTGGATGTCCCGGTCCTCGAAGATGAAGTCGAGGAAGATCATCAGCAGGAACATGCCACCGAAGGCGGCGATCGCCGGGTGGGCGTCCGTGACCAGCTGCTGGTAGTGGTCCTTGTTGTTCAGGGCGAGGTCGACCGCGTCAATCGGGCCGATCTTGGCGGTGACGGCGACGATGACGACGGGGAAGACGAGCCGCATGCCGAAGACCGCGATGAGAACACCGACCGTGAGGAAGAT
Coding sequences:
- a CDS encoding Tellurium resistance — protein: MGFFDGLWRGREADFDSGSAATNSIALTKRHHQVSLTKQGAATGHLRVNLHWRMRTSDIGGTQRESMLRHPFKALKPPEVMGHSQSMVNVDLDLGCLYELQDGTKGVVQPLGGFLGDVNAAPYVKLSGDDRFGSASGETMYVNLDHRDEIKRLLVFVYIYDQTPAFDRTHAIVTLYPSNGPRIEIHLDERHPQARSCAVVMIENVKGELVVRREVKFVYGFQAELDRLYGWGLQWGRGYKSKAER
- a CDS encoding DUF475 domain-containing protein, with amino-acid sequence MLLKTFGWSFAVTALGLVAAVFYGGWEALGIVAILTILEISLSFDNAVVNAGILKKMNAFWQKIFLTVGVLIAVFGMRLVFPVVIVAVTAKIGPIDAVDLALNNKDHYQQLVTDAHPAIAAFGGMFLLMIFLDFIFEDRDIQWLRWIERPLAKLGKVDMLSVCIALVVLLVTSFTFATHAHQHGGAHVDKAQTVLISGIAGLITYMVVGGLSGYFEDKLEEEEEREHEEEEEAERTGKKKQPVVLAGQAAFFMFLYLEVLDASFSFDGVIGAFAITNDIVLMALGLGIGAMYVRSLTVYLVRQGTLDDYVYLEHGAHYAIGALAVLLMVTIQYQINEVITGLVGVVLIGWSFWSSVRRNKALAEAEGKAAASDEKTEISSGV